A window of the Haloquadratum walsbyi C23 genome harbors these coding sequences:
- a CDS encoding RidA family protein translates to MERQRASTGTEWETQNGYSRALRAGNTIYIAGTTAVDLDGNVVAEGDPYAQTQHILDIIADALADVGANLDDVVRTRMYITDIAHQDAVGRAHGEIFADIRPAATMLQIEGLAKPELLVEIEAEAKLEDINGS, encoded by the coding sequence ATGGGAAACACAGAATGGTTACTCACGAGCGCTTCGAGCCGGAAACACCATTTATATCGCTGGGACAACAGCAGTTGATCTAGACGGAAATGTTGTTGCCGAAGGAGACCCGTACGCTCAGACCCAACATATTCTAGATATCATCGCGGATGCACTTGCGGACGTCGGTGCGAATCTTGACGATGTTGTGCGGACACGAATGTATATCACCGATATCGCTCATCAAGATGCTGTTGGGCGCGCACATGGTGAGATTTTTGCAGATATCCGACCAGCTGCGACCATGCTACAAATTGAGGGACTCGCCAAACCAGAACTTCTTGTAGAAATTGAAGCCGAAGCAAAACTAGAGGACATAAACGGATCTTGA
- a CDS encoding MFS transporter has translation MEVFESTEKTSIIFWRVVTIATGWLVLLFVGSYLITPASILTVVMNDLDITEATAAALVSMPQVTATVVGIPVGLYLDRVQTRGVVPAAAVVLLIGSVGDWFAGGAGNILLLIASRLFAGAGMFVLWVVCINVASSTVPPTRRATATSVIISGYPAGYALGQFSAPRVAEIVGWPGVFPLFGAAVLVSSVVFYFAVGNVTRFETPAESPTFAEFRQVFVNRNIWSIVIVTVLAYSLYMVFNSWMPTYIIQQFDISLAESGTFVALFPAVGIIARPVGGWVSDVVLNQRRRPIFAASFVGAIVVTVALFYTISVTILVMMLILAGVVIQLQIGLLYQSAQEFVDPKAAGTAVSIASVAGWLGSFVAPVIAGELVAITGSYVIILWFAGSLGVAGGFSVWRMSESGIDMAPS, from the coding sequence ATGGAGGTTTTTGAGTCGACAGAGAAGACAAGTATAATATTCTGGCGTGTTGTCACCATCGCAACTGGGTGGCTGGTGCTGTTATTCGTCGGCTCATATCTCATCACTCCAGCGAGTATTCTCACAGTAGTTATGAACGACCTCGATATCACCGAAGCCACGGCTGCAGCCCTTGTCTCGATGCCACAGGTTACAGCAACAGTTGTTGGCATACCAGTCGGGCTATACCTCGACCGTGTCCAAACTCGTGGCGTTGTCCCTGCCGCTGCTGTTGTACTTCTTATCGGGAGTGTGGGTGATTGGTTTGCCGGCGGCGCAGGAAACATACTGTTACTCATTGCTTCGCGGCTGTTCGCTGGTGCTGGAATGTTTGTCTTATGGGTTGTTTGTATCAATGTTGCATCAAGTACTGTTCCACCAACCCGACGGGCAACGGCAACATCGGTGATTATCTCTGGATACCCAGCAGGATACGCGCTCGGGCAATTTAGCGCCCCCCGTGTTGCCGAAATCGTCGGCTGGCCAGGCGTGTTTCCACTCTTTGGCGCAGCGGTTCTGGTATCGTCAGTTGTATTTTATTTTGCGGTTGGGAATGTCACTCGGTTTGAAACGCCGGCTGAATCACCTACATTTGCTGAATTCAGACAGGTGTTTGTTAATCGAAATATCTGGTCTATTGTTATTGTTACTGTCCTTGCATACTCATTATATATGGTATTCAATTCATGGATGCCTACATATATTATCCAGCAGTTTGATATTTCATTGGCGGAGAGCGGGACATTTGTTGCCTTATTCCCAGCTGTTGGTATTATTGCCCGACCAGTTGGTGGATGGGTCTCGGATGTTGTATTGAATCAGCGTCGACGACCTATCTTCGCCGCATCGTTTGTTGGTGCTATCGTGGTCACGGTTGCTCTTTTTTACACAATCAGCGTCACCATATTGGTCATGATGCTCATTTTGGCGGGAGTAGTCATTCAACTTCAAATTGGACTACTGTACCAGTCAGCACAGGAATTTGTTGATCCAAAGGCTGCCGGCACAGCCGTCTCGATTGCGAGTGTTGCTGGTTGGCTGGGGTCATTTGTCGCGCCTGTCATCGCCGGTGAACTTGTTGCAATCACTGGTAGTTATGTAATAATACTCTGGTTTGCCGGCAGCCTTGGCGTCGCAGGGGGATTCTCTGTCTGGCGAATGTCTGAATCTGGGATCGATATGGCACCATCGTGA
- the pstB gene encoding phosphate ABC transporter ATP-binding protein PstB, which produces MVGTTTGETDEYVREEWREYSFDVPTKLGVDDLDVYYGDDQALEGVSMEIPEKSVTALIGPSGCGKSTFLRCLNRMNDRVSSARIDGSVTLDSQEIYQDGVNLVELRKRVGMVFQSPNPFPKSIRENIAYGPEKHGDIDTGVLARLLGRSDEKQREELVERCLRDAALWDEVHDRLDDNALGLSGGQQQRLCIARCLSVDPEVILMDEPASALDPIATAKIEDLIAELSKEYTVVIVTHNMQQAARISEQTAVFLTGGELVEYGDTDQVFENPQSERVEDYITGKFG; this is translated from the coding sequence ATGGTCGGAACGACGACCGGCGAAACCGATGAATACGTCCGCGAAGAGTGGCGTGAGTACTCTTTTGACGTCCCGACAAAGCTTGGGGTCGACGATCTTGATGTGTACTACGGCGATGACCAAGCGCTAGAAGGCGTGTCGATGGAAATTCCTGAAAAGAGTGTAACCGCACTTATTGGTCCTTCCGGTTGTGGAAAATCGACATTCCTTCGATGTCTCAATCGGATGAATGACCGCGTGTCAAGCGCGCGGATTGATGGGTCGGTTACGCTTGATAGTCAGGAGATCTATCAAGATGGTGTGAACCTCGTTGAACTCCGAAAGCGGGTTGGAATGGTATTTCAGTCACCGAACCCGTTTCCGAAATCTATCCGTGAAAACATTGCATATGGTCCGGAGAAACACGGCGATATTGACACCGGCGTACTCGCGAGGTTACTCGGTCGCAGTGACGAAAAACAACGCGAGGAACTGGTTGAGCGGTGTCTTCGGGACGCCGCGCTGTGGGATGAGGTTCACGACCGTCTTGATGACAACGCTCTCGGCCTTTCGGGCGGTCAACAACAACGGCTCTGCATTGCTCGGTGTTTATCAGTCGATCCGGAAGTGATCCTGATGGACGAGCCTGCGTCGGCGCTGGACCCGATTGCAACCGCGAAGATTGAGGATCTTATTGCCGAACTCAGCAAAGAGTATACGGTTGTTATTGTTACTCATAATATGCAACAAGCTGCACGGATATCAGAGCAGACAGCAGTGTTTCTGACCGGCGGTGAGCTTGTTGAGTACGGTGACACCGATCAGGTCTTCGAAAACCCACAGAGCGAACGAGTCGAGGATTATATCACAGGAAAGTTTGGATAA
- the pstA gene encoding phosphate ABC transporter permease PstA: protein MAGATETRLIGRDTSGVDAIAAVTIGLSAILFVLSLAALFEIITISDPVAGISTVTLLGGILVLLGGVVIGFGIGSYVGVVETQPSSSAGLVASATFSLVWFALGGIMAQVIGVGGITWLPIALIIGGAAFAVTAVLREDIGSTLPAGAVTMFVGIVYLTGTIGPAWIWELSWEQQASLTAEFVIPVGTLFCALLTGWAAAKTYGGFGARGRRMGAYLLIYLNASSIVGVLFILIAFTTLKGVPGLFTGATVGLGVGPTVFGVTLPISLPFVMNGASLFNEFQGVLPAIVGTIWLVIGAVLFAVPLGVGAAVFLTEYAERGRFTQVVEVATNGLWSTPSIVFGLFGFAFLVPRFGGNKSLISGMLTLGFMLLPLVLITSREAILAVPDEYRDASAALGVSKWQTIRSVVVPAALPGVVTGVILGVGRIAGETAPILLTMTGGTFVPGGQTADVIGGFQFTATPPFVANPELLQATTALPFQLYALITAGVGLGDTVSSPEQFQWATAFVLLFIVLSFYAVGIGARYYFRRKLQHE from the coding sequence ATGGCGGGTGCGACAGAAACTCGGCTCATCGGTCGCGACACCTCAGGGGTGGACGCAATCGCAGCGGTCACTATCGGACTGTCAGCGATATTGTTCGTACTGTCGCTAGCTGCACTGTTCGAGATTATCACAATCAGCGATCCCGTCGCTGGGATCTCGACCGTAACACTGTTAGGTGGAATATTGGTTCTACTCGGTGGTGTCGTGATTGGTTTTGGCATCGGGTCATACGTAGGCGTTGTTGAGACACAGCCTAGCTCGAGCGCCGGTCTCGTTGCGTCTGCGACATTCTCGCTCGTATGGTTCGCCCTGGGTGGGATCATGGCGCAGGTAATCGGGGTCGGCGGAATTACATGGCTGCCTATCGCGCTTATTATTGGGGGGGCAGCATTCGCGGTGACAGCCGTTCTACGAGAGGACATCGGCTCGACGCTCCCAGCGGGCGCGGTGACCATGTTTGTAGGTATTGTATATCTCACCGGTACAATCGGTCCTGCATGGATCTGGGAGCTAAGTTGGGAACAGCAGGCGTCGCTGACCGCGGAGTTTGTGATCCCAGTTGGGACTCTGTTTTGTGCGCTTCTCACTGGGTGGGCTGCGGCGAAAACATACGGAGGCTTTGGCGCGCGTGGTCGGCGGATGGGAGCATATCTGTTAATCTACTTGAATGCCTCTTCCATTGTTGGGGTGCTGTTTATTCTCATTGCGTTTACCACTTTGAAGGGAGTTCCAGGCTTATTCACAGGCGCGACAGTTGGTCTTGGGGTCGGTCCAACAGTATTTGGCGTGACACTTCCAATCTCGCTGCCGTTCGTCATGAACGGTGCGTCACTGTTCAACGAGTTCCAGGGCGTGCTGCCTGCGATTGTCGGGACAATCTGGCTTGTGATTGGCGCGGTCTTGTTTGCGGTTCCCCTCGGCGTTGGAGCAGCGGTTTTCCTGACCGAATACGCCGAGCGCGGTCGGTTTACTCAAGTGGTTGAGGTAGCCACAAATGGATTATGGAGCACGCCAAGCATTGTTTTCGGACTCTTCGGGTTTGCATTCTTAGTGCCACGGTTCGGCGGCAACAAGTCGCTGATCTCGGGGATGCTGACGCTCGGATTCATGCTACTACCGCTCGTGCTGATCACGAGTCGTGAGGCGATACTCGCCGTCCCTGACGAGTACCGCGACGCAAGCGCGGCGCTAGGAGTCTCGAAATGGCAGACGATTCGGAGTGTGGTTGTGCCGGCAGCATTGCCTGGCGTCGTGACCGGTGTCATCCTTGGTGTGGGTCGGATTGCAGGTGAGACTGCGCCTATTCTATTAACGATGACCGGTGGGACATTCGTACCAGGCGGTCAGACAGCTGATGTCATCGGTGGGTTCCAGTTCACCGCAACGCCACCATTCGTTGCGAATCCTGAGTTGCTTCAGGCAACAACCGCTCTGCCTTTCCAATTATATGCGCTTATTACTGCAGGGGTTGGACTGGGCGACACCGTCAGTTCACCCGAGCAGTTCCAGTGGGCGACTGCATTCGTCCTGCTCTTTATTGTGCTTTCGTTCTACGCAGTTGGAATCGGAGCGCGATACTACTTCCGGAGGAAGCTCCAACATGAGTGA
- the pstC gene encoding phosphate ABC transporter permease subunit PstC, protein MIGTQVVAARNALTHRWQRLSSFVGDQEPLAVATVGIMTIALVSALVGFLLVSPFTIIPFGIFLIAASYGWLNYQGLTARMLTLSMTVSTILILLLITLFIFMKSVPVIQYESQSVLGVSVPGLRMFTQVQWDAVSPPIRYSMVPMIHGTVMVTTIATVVAAPLGVSAALFLSEIAPTTVRELVKPGVEILAGIPSIVYGFIGFTILSPWAADQFQITGQGSYLFVGIVVGLMALPTVVSVAEDALNSVPESMKSGSLAMGTTDWQTMTSITLPAAFSGVSAAVLLGVGRAIGETMAATVMLRGVPQLTKPLYNAFYGQATLTSLIANNYGEADGLQMDALFAAGVILFITVIVISIGSQYIEWQMQRKLGGES, encoded by the coding sequence ATGATAGGAACACAAGTTGTCGCTGCGCGTAACGCGCTCACGCATCGGTGGCAACGATTATCCAGTTTTGTCGGGGATCAGGAGCCGCTAGCTGTTGCGACAGTTGGTATTATGACAATCGCGCTGGTGTCAGCGCTTGTTGGATTCCTACTTGTATCGCCATTTACCATTATTCCCTTCGGCATATTTCTCATCGCAGCTAGCTATGGGTGGCTGAACTATCAGGGACTAACTGCGCGGATGCTGACACTCTCGATGACGGTTTCAACCATCTTGATCCTGCTTTTGATCACGCTATTTATTTTCATGAAGTCAGTTCCCGTGATTCAATACGAAAGCCAGAGTGTTCTCGGTGTCAGTGTGCCAGGGCTCCGGATGTTCACACAGGTTCAGTGGGATGCGGTGTCACCACCAATTCGATACTCAATGGTCCCAATGATCCACGGCACAGTTATGGTGACAACGATTGCGACAGTGGTAGCCGCACCTCTTGGCGTTTCAGCAGCGCTTTTTCTCTCAGAGATTGCGCCGACAACCGTCCGTGAACTCGTCAAGCCAGGCGTTGAGATCCTCGCCGGCATTCCCTCGATCGTTTATGGGTTCATCGGGTTCACCATCCTAAGCCCATGGGCGGCCGACCAATTTCAGATCACCGGTCAAGGGTCGTACTTGTTTGTTGGAATCGTTGTTGGGTTGATGGCGTTGCCGACGGTTGTGTCGGTCGCCGAGGATGCCCTCAATAGTGTCCCTGAGTCGATGAAGAGTGGGTCGTTGGCAATGGGGACAACCGACTGGCAGACGATGACCTCGATTACGCTGCCTGCTGCCTTCTCTGGGGTTTCGGCGGCAGTTTTGCTTGGAGTCGGGCGGGCAATCGGTGAGACAATGGCGGCAACGGTTATGCTCCGGGGTGTCCCGCAGTTAACGAAACCACTATATAACGCGTTTTATGGTCAGGCTACGCTTACTTCATTGATTGCGAATAACTATGGCGAGGCTGACGGACTCCAGATGGACGCGCTGTTCGCAGCAGGCGTAATCCTGTTCATTACTGTCATCGTCATTTCAATTGGCTCGCAGTATATCGAGTGGCAGATGCAACGGAAACTCGGGGGTGAGAGTTGA
- a CDS encoding phosphate ABC transporter substrate-binding protein, protein MSKANAGDTQVSRRKFLLTSGAIGAAGLAGCSSSEGNSSEESDGGDSSDSSDSSDSSGGSEISLLNAEGSSTVYPISNKGSSYWNANAPPSDGEYWGSTDESTVPGWSEFDNTDMNLADYFASLYGFDPTETRSDPPYPTTVSLSHSGTGCKAVRDGLVDIGNSSGPITAELGISDEKASEEYVDHVVGRDGQPVVVSKEIFDAGVTQITGEQVRGIYQGEITNWSEIGGPDQEIFVIGRAEGSGTDTSFRLNMLGAADASMSGVSSRFGQNQQVAEAVANNEGAIAYMALAFTSDQVPPVAIDFDGTVYKPDKDAENTIFDSAYPLNRDLHMYTRITEETPGGTDMQEGAFLNMFLTSFGQQVFVEQNNYIPLPTKDIQAEAEKLPDQV, encoded by the coding sequence ATGTCAAAAGCCAACGCGGGCGACACACAAGTATCGCGGCGAAAGTTCCTCCTTACTTCAGGGGCAATCGGCGCAGCCGGTCTCGCCGGTTGCTCGTCAAGTGAGGGCAACAGTAGTGAGGAATCCGACGGTGGCGATAGTTCCGACAGCTCTGACAGTAGTGACAGCTCTGGTGGTAGTGAAATCAGCCTCCTCAACGCAGAGGGGTCATCGACTGTCTATCCAATCTCGAACAAGGGCAGTTCCTACTGGAATGCGAACGCGCCGCCGAGTGACGGCGAATACTGGGGCTCCACCGACGAGAGCACTGTGCCAGGATGGAGCGAGTTCGACAATACCGATATGAACCTCGCAGATTACTTCGCGAGTTTATATGGCTTTGACCCAACCGAAACGCGTTCCGACCCGCCATACCCGACAACGGTGAGTTTGAGTCACTCAGGAACCGGGTGTAAAGCAGTCCGTGACGGACTCGTTGACATTGGTAACTCCTCTGGTCCAATCACCGCTGAACTCGGGATCAGCGACGAGAAAGCATCAGAGGAATACGTTGACCATGTTGTCGGTCGCGACGGTCAGCCAGTCGTTGTGAGCAAGGAAATCTTCGATGCAGGCGTGACCCAGATAACCGGCGAGCAAGTCCGAGGGATCTACCAGGGTGAGATTACTAATTGGTCGGAGATCGGTGGTCCAGATCAAGAGATCTTCGTTATCGGTCGTGCTGAAGGCTCCGGTACTGACACCTCATTCCGGCTGAATATGCTGGGCGCCGCTGACGCATCGATGTCAGGCGTTAGCTCGCGATTCGGGCAGAATCAGCAGGTTGCCGAAGCGGTCGCAAACAACGAAGGCGCAATCGCATATATGGCGCTAGCGTTCACGAGCGACCAGGTCCCACCAGTCGCAATCGATTTTGACGGTACGGTCTACAAGCCGGATAAGGACGCTGAGAACACTATCTTCGACAGCGCCTACCCGCTTAATCGTGACCTCCACATGTACACGCGGATCACTGAGGAGACTCCAGGTGGGACCGATATGCAGGAAGGTGCATTCCTCAACATGTTCTTGACATCATTCGGTCAGCAGGTATTCGTCGAGCAGAATAATTACATCCCACTACCTACGAAGGATATCCAAGCTGAGGCTGAGAAGTTACCAGATCAGGTGTAG
- a CDS encoding halo transducer protein: MHTEKSSRVTVSDVVTAVDDPDADADTVRDALRPVTNDGMVTQAAIETTVSDVSKLLATAETRIELAGDAYDDIARVAEPVEDIPTVRARLNRFSERLSAIESRIPELRPGISIPEDVESQPVEVYKFAVHIREIIVIAQEAIEAAEDFSFDAEQFESWLNRPDRRYDEFVEDLEVVVDAADELATTVDELVDESMTMTVDPAVQWADATMRTQVLLLLLTDLHAELADLRRLADRTDAYIRTGLADRINRAEEQVTDLNSALDTHATPAWRDRFGDDVEAFDATLKGFDPPVDWGAIDRALTEHQPNCPDKE, from the coding sequence ATGCACACCGAGAAGTCCAGCAGGGTCACCGTTAGCGACGTGGTGACAGCAGTCGACGATCCCGACGCCGACGCCGACACTGTCCGCGACGCGCTCAGACCAGTGACTAATGACGGGATGGTCACCCAGGCGGCGATCGAGACCACTGTGTCCGACGTCTCAAAACTTCTTGCGACAGCAGAGACCCGAATTGAACTCGCCGGAGATGCTTACGACGATATAGCTAGAGTAGCCGAACCTGTTGAGGATATCCCAACGGTGCGGGCGCGTCTTAACAGATTCAGTGAGCGGTTATCGGCAATCGAATCGCGGATTCCAGAACTCCGTCCTGGGATATCAATCCCAGAGGACGTCGAAAGCCAGCCCGTCGAAGTCTACAAGTTCGCGGTCCACATCCGAGAGATTATCGTGATTGCACAGGAGGCGATTGAGGCGGCTGAAGATTTCTCGTTCGATGCTGAGCAGTTCGAGTCGTGGCTGAATCGCCCGGACCGCCGCTACGACGAGTTCGTCGAGGACTTGGAGGTGGTAGTTGACGCAGCCGATGAACTCGCTACCACAGTTGATGAGCTGGTGGACGAGTCTATGACCATGACCGTGGATCCGGCGGTCCAGTGGGCGGATGCCACGATGCGGACACAGGTGCTCTTACTTTTACTCACCGACCTCCATGCAGAACTTGCTGATCTCCGCAGGCTTGCCGACCGCACAGATGCCTATATCCGAACCGGACTCGCCGATCGAATAAACCGGGCGGAGGAGCAGGTCACTGATCTCAACTCAGCGCTCGATACGCACGCCACTCCAGCATGGCGTGACCGGTTCGGGGACGACGTCGAGGCGTTTGATGCGACCCTCAAAGGATTCGACCCGCCAGTTGACTGGGGCGCTATTGACCGGGCACTTACGGAACATCAACCGAATTGTCCTGATAAGGAGTAA